From a single Acidobacteriota bacterium genomic region:
- a CDS encoding M48 family metallopeptidase translates to MSSEGNGNPICPNGHRQTVAATRFCIFCGVAIDRPVQPPQHSVPQPPVQQQPVAPPQFHQQPQTPPIYQQVPAPPPRCQTCGGFGVGLADARVMCPECRWLRPLVPGYRVDSSAFAWAADARAMAALRAITPLNAAAKGVSEKVGRRWIEVTFNGVRLGEKQMPQVFGQAVRAARILGMTHMPDVYLSGERPWDMLTFGSDTDSFIVIGSAMAGNFQGIDMLYLLAREIGHCKAGHALWKTVIRFFLGEQGPARGVMAGGIFNAILSPSALIGGAIEMPLLAWARQAEITADRAGLLAVGSEEIARRVLMAWSLKSSLMYRQLNMDAWIEQQSVDDGDMLRLSELTTTSTPYLGPRLKLLTQYAKSPELQSYLKIIGETIKKASPPKPKKDGKPQPKELKLKCSTCSAPMRVPMSVLEGKQQLSVKCPDDKCGKLTVIRKNPKPAASRAKEMNRMENQNYAE, encoded by the coding sequence ATGAGCAGCGAAGGAAACGGAAATCCAATTTGCCCAAACGGCCACCGGCAGACGGTGGCGGCAACTCGATTCTGCATTTTTTGCGGGGTTGCGATAGACCGGCCGGTGCAGCCGCCGCAGCACTCGGTTCCTCAACCGCCCGTTCAACAGCAGCCCGTTGCGCCGCCGCAGTTTCACCAACAGCCGCAGACGCCTCCGATCTATCAGCAGGTGCCGGCACCACCGCCGAGATGCCAAACCTGCGGAGGGTTTGGGGTGGGGCTCGCGGATGCAAGGGTGATGTGTCCCGAGTGCCGCTGGCTACGGCCGCTGGTTCCGGGGTATCGGGTCGATTCGTCTGCGTTTGCATGGGCTGCGGACGCAAGAGCAATGGCCGCTCTGCGGGCGATCACACCGCTCAATGCGGCCGCCAAGGGTGTTTCGGAAAAGGTCGGCCGGCGTTGGATCGAGGTGACGTTCAATGGGGTTCGGCTCGGTGAAAAGCAGATGCCGCAGGTGTTTGGGCAGGCGGTGCGGGCGGCAAGAATTCTTGGAATGACGCATATGCCGGACGTCTATCTATCAGGTGAACGCCCGTGGGACATGCTCACTTTCGGCAGCGATACCGATTCCTTTATCGTCATTGGTTCCGCGATGGCGGGCAATTTTCAGGGTATCGATATGCTCTACCTGCTTGCCCGCGAGATCGGGCACTGCAAGGCCGGGCATGCGCTTTGGAAGACCGTTATCCGCTTTTTTCTTGGCGAGCAAGGCCCGGCGAGAGGTGTTATGGCCGGAGGCATTTTCAATGCGATCCTCAGCCCGAGCGCTTTGATCGGCGGAGCGATCGAGATGCCGCTGCTCGCCTGGGCGCGTCAGGCCGAGATCACCGCCGACCGAGCCGGCCTGCTTGCGGTCGGCAGCGAAGAGATCGCTCGGCGGGTGCTGATGGCCTGGTCGCTAAAGTCCTCGCTGATGTACCGGCAGTTGAATATGGATGCGTGGATCGAGCAGCAATCCGTCGATGACGGAGACATGCTGCGGCTATCCGAACTAACGACCACATCAACGCCCTATCTCGGCCCGCGGCTTAAGCTGCTGACGCAGTATGCCAAAAGCCCGGAGCTGCAAAGCTACCTGAAAATAATCGGCGAGACGATAAAGAAGGCATCGCCGCCGAAGCCGAAAAAAGACGGAAAACCGCAACCGAAGGAACTGAAGTTGAAATGTTCGACCTGCTCGGCGCCGATGCGGGTGCCGATGTCCGTGCTTGAGGGGAAGCAGCAGCTTTCAGTCAAGTGCCCGGATGATAAATGCGGGAAGCTTACCGTGATCCGCAAAAACCCCAAGCCGGCCGCTTCGAGGGCCAAAGAAATGAATAGGATGGAGAATCAAAATTATGCCGAATGA
- a CDS encoding elongation factor G, which produces MKAFTTENLRNLAVIGHGDAGKTQLTASLMYVAGATPRWGKVDEGTTVTDFEDDSIARKVSLNNNFAHIEYAESKLNFIDTPGYAAFVSHARPALRVVDCALVVVDGVNGIEVQTEKTWNYANEFMLPRFMVINKLDKENADFGHALETATSSFARSIVPFTLPIGTEENFKGVVDVVHQKAYEFDADGKAKEIPMPESGKDVFDRTRERLIELVAESDDALMEKYFEDGTLPEEDIYPNLAKAIAKSKLCPVYAVSSTTLAGLSVLLDHIVEFAPNPATHEAEYGFADNEMTGDRVKRKYSNDEPFSAYVFRTIADPFAGRINVMKVVSGKVDSDATVFNASRDTPERLGALHVIAGKTLEKVNSAQTGDIIAVVKLKDTQTGDTLCDKAHPIVYPPVEYPEAAIAFAIEPKSRADEDKISVALHKILEEDPSLHFDRDAQTKEFILSGSGQLHIETVVKKLADRYHVEVALHPPKVPYKETITASAEVQGRHKKQSGGRGQFGDCKVIFEPLERGGGFEWVDKIFGGAVPQNFRPAIEKGIIEAAASGAVAGYPLVDFKVTLIDGSYHTVDSDEHSFRAAGRKAFRAAMEKAKPTLLEPIMDVEVFTPLEFSGDIMGDLNSRRGRVAGMDMRGKQQVIKAKVPLAEMLDYQSKLNSVTQARGSYHMQFSHYDPLPHNFAQKVIDEAVAAGRVRAHEDDD; this is translated from the coding sequence ATGAAAGCATTTACAACTGAAAACCTACGAAATCTGGCTGTCATTGGACACGGCGACGCGGGGAAAACCCAGCTGACCGCGTCGCTGATGTATGTGGCCGGTGCAACGCCACGCTGGGGAAAAGTTGACGAAGGAACCACCGTCACTGACTTCGAAGACGACTCCATCGCCCGCAAGGTCTCGCTCAACAACAACTTTGCCCACATCGAATACGCCGAATCGAAACTTAATTTTATCGATACACCCGGCTATGCGGCCTTTGTCTCGCATGCCCGCCCGGCTCTTCGCGTCGTGGACTGCGCTCTTGTCGTGGTCGATGGCGTGAACGGCATCGAGGTCCAGACCGAAAAGACCTGGAACTATGCCAACGAATTCATGCTCCCGCGGTTCATGGTCATCAACAAACTCGATAAGGAGAACGCCGATTTCGGCCATGCACTCGAAACCGCGACCTCGAGCTTTGCCCGTTCGATCGTGCCTTTTACGCTACCCATCGGCACTGAAGAAAATTTTAAGGGCGTTGTCGATGTTGTCCATCAGAAGGCCTACGAATTTGACGCGGACGGCAAAGCCAAAGAGATCCCGATGCCCGAAAGCGGCAAGGATGTCTTTGACCGCACCCGCGAACGCCTGATCGAACTCGTAGCCGAGTCCGACGACGCGTTGATGGAAAAATACTTCGAGGACGGCACCTTGCCTGAAGAGGACATTTACCCAAATCTCGCCAAGGCCATCGCGAAGAGCAAGCTCTGCCCGGTCTATGCCGTTTCATCAACGACGCTTGCCGGACTCTCGGTCCTGCTCGATCACATCGTCGAATTTGCCCCGAACCCGGCAACGCACGAGGCCGAATACGGCTTTGCGGATAACGAGATGACCGGCGACCGCGTCAAGCGCAAATATTCCAACGACGAACCCTTTTCGGCATACGTTTTCCGCACCATCGCCGACCCATTCGCCGGCCGCATCAATGTGATGAAGGTCGTCTCCGGCAAGGTCGACTCGGACGCCACCGTCTTTAACGCTTCCCGCGATACGCCCGAAAGGCTCGGCGCTCTCCACGTCATTGCCGGCAAAACGCTCGAGAAGGTCAACTCGGCACAGACCGGCGATATCATCGCGGTGGTAAAGCTAAAAGACACGCAGACCGGCGACACGCTCTGCGATAAAGCTCACCCGATCGTTTATCCGCCGGTCGAATACCCCGAGGCCGCCATCGCCTTCGCCATCGAGCCCAAATCGCGTGCCGACGAAGACAAGATCTCCGTCGCTTTGCACAAGATCCTCGAGGAAGACCCGTCGCTCCACTTCGACCGCGACGCCCAGACGAAGGAGTTCATCCTCTCCGGCTCGGGCCAGCTTCACATCGAAACGGTCGTCAAAAAGCTCGCCGACCGCTACCACGTCGAGGTCGCTCTTCATCCCCCAAAGGTGCCTTACAAGGAAACGATCACCGCCTCGGCCGAGGTTCAAGGCCGCCATAAGAAGCAGTCCGGCGGACGCGGCCAGTTCGGCGATTGCAAGGTCATCTTCGAACCGCTCGAACGCGGCGGCGGCTTTGAATGGGTCGATAAGATCTTTGGCGGTGCCGTTCCCCAGAACTTCCGCCCGGCGATCGAGAAAGGCATTATCGAAGCGGCCGCTAGCGGCGCCGTTGCGGGCTATCCGCTGGTCGATTTCAAGGTGACGCTCATCGACGGCAGCTATCACACCGTCGATTCCGACGAGCATTCCTTCCGAGCCGCCGGCCGCAAGGCGTTTCGTGCGGCGATGGAAAAGGCCAAACCGACGCTGCTCGAACCGATAATGGACGTCGAGGTCTTCACGCCGCTCGAGTTCTCGGGCGACATCATGGGCGACCTCAACAGCCGCCGCGGTCGCGTCGCGGGCATGGATATGCGTGGCAAACAGCAGGTGATCAAAGCAAAAGTACCGCTCGCCGAGATGCTCGATTACCAATCGAAACTCAACTCGGTGACGCAGGCCCGCGGCTCGTACCACATGCAGTTTTCGCACTACGATCCGCTGCCGCACAACTTCGCCCAAAAGGTCATCGACGAAGCCGTCGCCGCCGGCCGCGTACGTGCCCACGAGGACGACGATTAG
- a CDS encoding UDP-N-acetylmuramate dehydrogenase — MAIEEKIEEGVPLAGFTTLGVGGPARNFLSARSEDDLPAAFRFAEERGLEVFVLGGGSNLVVSDAGFDGLVIKIDLHGVVFGQPDEVGFVLAEVAAGEDWDAFVAECVSRELAGIECMSGIPGSIGGTPVQNVGAYGQEVAETIVSVRCFDRKLAEFVLLGNEDCGFSYRRSIFNTSESGRYVVVSVTFRLKAGGGPKVVYRDLKEHFGERSPSLAEVRVAVLDIRRRKSMVIDPADPNSRSAGSFFKNPIVSVAVHRAIAQAEGMDVPSFSAGEGLVKVPAAWLIERAGFAKGYRLGEAGISANHSLAIVNLGRAKAADIFALMDELRSGVRSRFGIELVPEPVFLGTERVLPQSVSESVV, encoded by the coding sequence ATGGCCATCGAAGAGAAGATCGAAGAGGGCGTCCCGCTTGCCGGTTTTACGACGCTGGGCGTTGGCGGGCCGGCCCGGAATTTTCTATCTGCCCGGAGCGAAGACGATTTGCCGGCGGCGTTTCGTTTCGCTGAGGAAAGAGGACTTGAGGTTTTCGTTCTCGGGGGCGGGAGCAATCTGGTCGTCAGCGACGCAGGGTTCGACGGGCTGGTGATAAAGATCGACCTTCATGGGGTTGTGTTTGGGCAGCCGGATGAGGTTGGTTTTGTGCTCGCAGAAGTCGCGGCGGGAGAGGATTGGGACGCGTTTGTGGCGGAATGCGTGAGCCGGGAACTTGCCGGGATTGAGTGCATGAGCGGCATTCCCGGCTCCATTGGCGGAACACCGGTGCAGAATGTAGGAGCGTACGGGCAGGAAGTCGCGGAGACGATCGTCAGCGTGCGGTGCTTTGACCGGAAATTGGCCGAGTTCGTTTTGCTGGGCAACGAAGATTGCGGCTTTAGTTATCGTAGGAGCATCTTTAACACGAGCGAATCGGGGCGGTACGTGGTCGTGAGCGTCACCTTTAGGCTTAAGGCCGGCGGCGGGCCGAAGGTGGTTTACCGCGACCTGAAAGAGCATTTCGGCGAACGCTCGCCGAGCCTGGCGGAGGTTCGGGTGGCTGTTCTCGACATTCGGCGGCGGAAGTCGATGGTGATCGATCCGGCGGACCCGAATTCGCGGAGTGCGGGTTCGTTCTTCAAGAATCCGATCGTCTCCGTAGCGGTTCATCGTGCGATCGCGCAAGCGGAGGGAATGGATGTGCCGAGCTTTTCGGCGGGCGAGGGGCTGGTGAAGGTCCCAGCGGCTTGGCTGATTGAGCGGGCAGGCTTTGCGAAGGGCTATCGGCTCGGCGAGGCCGGAATCTCGGCAAATCACTCATTGGCGATCGTGAATCTAGGACGAGCCAAAGCGGCCGATATTTTCGCGTTAATGGATGAACTGCGTAGCGGAGTGCGGTCTAGGTTCGGAATAGAACTTGTGCCCGAGCCGGTTTTTCTTGGGACAGAAAGAGTTTTGCCGCAAAGTGTCTCGGAAAGCGTCGTCTAA
- a CDS encoding RNA polymerase sigma factor, whose protein sequence is MESNSAAAALEGDLVLGLDESARLGRAPGRVEFFDADTSDHDLARFAADGDISAFELIYNRHNRRVYSLCLRMTASQTEAEDLTQEVFIQLFRKIGSFRGDSAFSTWLHRMTVNQCLMHFRKRSVKSEKTSEDGDVPEQPVIGSQNPGRMQVIDRIALKNAVAELPKGYKSVFLLHDVQGFEHEEVARRLGISVGTSKSQLHKARLKLRGLLQKENSTA, encoded by the coding sequence ATGGAATCAAATTCTGCCGCTGCGGCCCTGGAAGGCGATCTAGTTTTAGGTTTAGATGAGTCCGCTCGGTTGGGCAGAGCCCCGGGACGGGTTGAGTTCTTCGACGCGGACACTTCCGACCATGACCTCGCCCGCTTTGCCGCCGACGGTGACATTTCTGCGTTTGAGCTGATCTATAACCGGCATAACCGCCGGGTTTATTCGCTTTGCCTGCGGATGACGGCGAGCCAGACAGAAGCCGAAGATCTCACGCAAGAGGTCTTTATTCAGCTTTTCCGCAAGATCGGAAGTTTCCGCGGCGATTCGGCATTTTCGACGTGGCTGCATCGGATGACGGTCAATCAATGCTTGATGCACTTCCGTAAGCGAAGTGTCAAAAGCGAAAAGACGAGCGAGGACGGCGACGTCCCGGAGCAGCCCGTCATAGGTTCACAAAATCCGGGAAGGATGCAGGTCATTGACCGCATTGCTCTCAAGAACGCCGTGGCCGAACTACCCAAAGGCTACAAGAGTGTTTTTCTCCTTCATGACGTGCAAGGATTCGAGCATGAAGAGGTCGCCCGCCGGCTCGGGATATCGGTCGGCACCTCGAAATCTCAGCTCCACAAGGCTCGGCTAAAGCTCCGCGGCCTTCTTCAGAAAGAGAACTCCACGGCATAA
- the pgsA gene encoding CDP-diacylglycerol--glycerol-3-phosphate 3-phosphatidyltransferase: MSGYALAIVIFLIAVLTDILDGHLARSRNQVSTLGKFLDPIADKLLISAALIVLVEKQLAPSWAVVVILGREFIVTGLRSVAAAEGIIIQAQTSGKIKMWAQSIAVVALLVAAATGKPPVSNFGLDYPFITFWEVAEVRTAFANLAQLSLTANDWKVFGYLVGRGALWVSVAMAVWSLYDYLSYFFKRKGEADGAEKADAR; the protein is encoded by the coding sequence ATTAGCGGCTACGCACTCGCGATCGTTATTTTCCTGATCGCGGTCCTGACCGATATCCTCGATGGGCACCTCGCCCGCAGCCGGAATCAGGTCTCAACGCTCGGCAAATTCCTCGACCCGATCGCCGATAAGCTGCTCATCTCGGCCGCTCTGATCGTTTTGGTCGAGAAGCAGCTCGCACCTTCGTGGGCTGTCGTCGTCATTCTCGGCCGCGAATTCATCGTCACCGGCCTTCGCTCCGTCGCCGCCGCCGAGGGCATCATCATCCAGGCCCAAACATCCGGAAAGATAAAGATGTGGGCACAGAGCATTGCCGTCGTCGCCCTTCTCGTCGCCGCCGCGACCGGCAAACCGCCCGTCTCGAACTTTGGGCTCGATTATCCCTTCATCACCTTTTGGGAGGTCGCCGAGGTGCGTACCGCCTTCGCCAATCTTGCCCAGCTCTCGCTCACCGCCAATGACTGGAAGGTCTTCGGCTACCTCGTTGGCCGCGGAGCTCTTTGGGTCTCGGTTGCGATGGCCGTTTGGTCGCTCTACGACTACCTGTCCTATTTCTTCAAGCGAAAAGGCGAAGCCGACGGCGCGGAAAAGGCCGATGCCCGCTAA
- a CDS encoding tetratricopeptide repeat protein: protein MKKISIFKRRWLVMAISLGVCASIVAAQELVPVKDLTGGTSLFVFRGGSKSVSKRFVSQSTARRSRSQRAQTARRVSSQYTRLASNAPRRQRTTAIAEDKLPPIQTKTPQEVSILFAGVGEYYINEKNYERSIDFFREARTLDATNTIARDGLSEALALRGNEMLTRYALAVAKKDFEEAISLNPKNGPAYYGLAEVLSAESDDDLATENYEKALSADSELTEIYVPLGILYYQRDNIAKADELLTKAVAIEPNDAQAQYFLGLVRLKQENGEAALAAFNKATANDATLAEAFYYTGETLTRLGRTRESIPEFQKAIALRQNYFEAHYGLGTAHFELDEFKEAVDEFEKAKLLKNDNPEVVANLGDAYRLMNDFNRAETNYNLAALFFEGQPDFATNQEKRELTADILGRAAFSVARQCEINTARGVPCKWSAAVRYLEKAKTLTTNNVDTSNLGWAYFNAARTDLAEKREAEGRAKMQKAVDTLKAASAANSPFQQGALLNLGKVYTETGDRKGAIDALKKVVDKEPKWAFAQNELGIAYVNDNNFKEAIKHFKLAIRQDDKLAEAHLNLGLAEFKNGNTNEAKKAHSKLRSLGRDDLATRLTNMTGGVVKS, encoded by the coding sequence ATGAAAAAGATCTCGATATTTAAGCGGCGTTGGTTGGTGATGGCCATTTCGCTTGGCGTTTGTGCGTCGATCGTCGCGGCACAGGAATTGGTGCCGGTCAAGGACCTGACGGGCGGAACCAGCCTTTTTGTTTTCAGAGGCGGGTCGAAGTCGGTCTCGAAGCGGTTCGTTTCGCAATCGACCGCACGCCGAAGCCGATCGCAGCGTGCCCAGACCGCGAGGCGGGTAAGCAGCCAGTACACGCGGCTTGCGTCGAACGCACCGAGAAGGCAGCGGACGACCGCGATCGCCGAGGACAAACTACCGCCGATCCAGACAAAGACGCCGCAGGAGGTCTCGATCTTGTTTGCGGGCGTCGGTGAATACTACATAAACGAGAAGAACTATGAGCGGTCGATAGATTTCTTCCGCGAAGCAAGGACGCTTGACGCGACGAACACGATCGCTCGGGACGGTTTGAGTGAAGCATTGGCTCTTCGCGGGAACGAGATGTTGACGCGCTATGCATTGGCCGTCGCGAAAAAGGATTTTGAAGAAGCGATCAGCCTAAACCCGAAGAACGGGCCGGCATATTACGGCCTGGCAGAGGTTCTCTCCGCAGAGAGCGACGACGATCTGGCGACTGAAAATTATGAGAAGGCCCTTTCGGCCGATAGCGAGCTTACGGAGATCTACGTTCCGCTCGGTATTCTTTATTATCAGCGGGATAACATCGCCAAGGCGGATGAACTACTGACGAAGGCCGTCGCCATTGAGCCGAACGACGCCCAGGCGCAGTACTTCCTCGGGCTTGTCCGGTTGAAGCAGGAGAACGGCGAAGCGGCCCTTGCGGCATTTAATAAAGCAACCGCAAACGACGCGACCCTCGCAGAGGCGTTCTATTACACGGGCGAGACCTTGACCCGGCTCGGACGGACGCGCGAATCGATCCCCGAATTTCAGAAGGCGATCGCCCTCCGGCAAAACTACTTCGAGGCCCATTACGGGCTTGGCACGGCGCATTTTGAGTTGGATGAGTTTAAGGAAGCCGTCGATGAGTTTGAGAAAGCGAAGCTGCTCAAAAACGACAACCCCGAGGTGGTCGCGAACCTGGGCGACGCCTACCGGCTGATGAATGATTTCAACCGAGCGGAGACGAACTACAACCTGGCCGCATTGTTCTTTGAGGGCCAGCCCGATTTTGCGACGAATCAGGAGAAACGTGAGCTGACGGCAGACATTCTCGGGCGGGCAGCGTTCTCGGTTGCACGGCAGTGCGAGATAAACACCGCGAGGGGCGTTCCATGCAAATGGAGCGCGGCGGTCCGGTACCTTGAAAAGGCAAAGACGCTGACCACGAATAACGTTGACACGTCAAATCTCGGCTGGGCCTATTTCAACGCCGCGAGGACCGATCTTGCCGAAAAGCGGGAGGCCGAAGGCCGGGCAAAAATGCAAAAGGCCGTAGATACCCTTAAGGCAGCATCAGCAGCCAATTCGCCGTTCCAGCAAGGTGCGTTGCTGAACCTCGGCAAGGTCTATACCGAAACCGGCGACCGCAAGGGTGCGATCGATGCACTAAAGAAAGTGGTCGATAAAGAGCCGAAATGGGCGTTTGCTCAAAATGAACTAGGAATTGCCTACGTCAACGACAATAATTTTAAGGAGGCGATCAAGCACTTTAAGTTGGCGATCAGGCAGGACGATAAGCTCGCCGAAGCGCACTTGAACCTTGGGCTTGCTGAATTCAAGAACGGCAATACGAACGAGGCGAAAAAGGCCCACAGCAAGCTTAGATCGCTCGGGCGTGATGACCTTGCGACACGGCTTACGAACATGACGGGCGGCGTTGTAAAAAGCTGA
- a CDS encoding class I SAM-dependent methyltransferase, producing MDLSVFDTIESQSSEEDKKSFLACQAAVRELTGDYNYLEIGSYLGGSIQPHLLDTKCRTIISIDKRPKTQPDERGFDWTYLENSTDRMIENLKRVAPEYVEKIKTIDGSTDEIDPSTIEEKIDLCLIDGEHTDAAMRRDFEFCLSVLNRRGGVILFHDAQITYNGIYEALEDLQSMGVHFHAYNLPHVVFAVEIGDASIHKNPLILERLVNNHVGYLYSLRDNDRYRRFANRPPFRFARTIISKLRGSNTSK from the coding sequence ATGGATCTATCAGTTTTTGACACAATTGAAAGCCAATCGTCCGAAGAGGACAAGAAGTCGTTCCTGGCCTGTCAAGCGGCTGTTCGGGAGCTTACAGGCGATTACAACTACCTTGAGATCGGCTCGTATCTCGGCGGGAGTATTCAGCCGCATTTGCTTGATACGAAATGCCGCACGATCATTTCTATCGATAAACGGCCGAAAACACAGCCCGACGAACGCGGCTTCGATTGGACTTATTTGGAAAACTCGACGGATAGAATGATCGAGAATTTGAAGCGGGTGGCCCCGGAGTACGTTGAGAAGATAAAAACCATCGATGGCAGCACCGACGAGATCGATCCGTCAACGATCGAGGAGAAGATCGACCTGTGTCTGATCGATGGTGAACATACGGATGCGGCAATGCGAAGAGATTTCGAGTTTTGTTTGTCAGTGTTAAACAGGCGGGGGGGGGTAATTCTGTTTCACGACGCACAGATCACGTACAACGGAATCTATGAGGCGCTTGAAGACCTTCAGTCAATGGGAGTTCACTTCCACGCTTACAATCTGCCTCACGTCGTGTTTGCTGTCGAGATAGGGGATGCGTCGATTCACAAGAATCCTTTGATATTGGAACGGCTTGTGAACAATCACGTCGGCTATTTGTATTCATTACGTGATAATGATCGATACAGGAGATTCGCAAATCGTCCGCCGTTCCGATTCGCTCGGACAATCATTAGCAAGCTTCGAGGCTCAAATACCAGCAAGTGA
- a CDS encoding P1 family peptidase produces MKPNVYRNYLVFGLFLSLISTGLAQTASETRPRARDLGIKIGILPAGANNSITDVAGVTVGQTTIVKGENIRTGVTAILPHGGNLFREKVPGAVFVGNGFGKLAGSTQVNELGEIETPILLTSTLSVPKTADLLLDYILALPGNESVRSINPLVAETNDGGLNDGRGRHITRDDVFNAIKNAKGGAVEEGSVGAGTGTVAFGWKGGIGTASRKLPANLGGYTLGVLVQSNFGGVLTIDGVPVGKELGQYYLKNAVSMQKPARQQGRDPLTNDALTDVRASASDPSTADGSIIIIIATDAPLDHRQLKRIASRSMVGLGRTGASMTNGSGDYAIAFSTANRIDASQAVRDLKVLGNDAMSPLFQAVIEATEESIINSLLKAATVTGNGRTVEALPIDKLKEILRKYGRTEK; encoded by the coding sequence ATGAAGCCCAATGTTTACCGCAATTATCTTGTCTTTGGCCTTTTTTTAAGCTTGATCTCGACCGGTTTGGCTCAAACCGCTTCCGAAACAAGGCCGCGGGCTCGCGATCTTGGCATTAAGATCGGAATTTTGCCCGCCGGGGCGAATAACTCCATCACCGATGTCGCCGGAGTGACGGTCGGGCAGACGACGATAGTAAAAGGCGAGAACATCCGCACCGGCGTGACGGCCATTTTGCCCCACGGCGGAAATCTCTTTCGCGAGAAGGTTCCCGGTGCCGTTTTCGTCGGCAATGGCTTCGGCAAACTCGCCGGCTCGACGCAGGTCAATGAACTAGGCGAGATCGAGACGCCGATCCTTCTCACTTCGACGCTTTCCGTCCCGAAGACCGCCGATTTGCTGTTGGACTATATTCTCGCCTTGCCGGGCAATGAGAGCGTCCGTTCGATAAATCCGCTGGTCGCTGAAACGAACGACGGCGGCCTAAATGACGGCCGCGGTCGCCACATTACACGCGACGATGTCTTTAATGCGATCAAGAATGCGAAAGGCGGAGCGGTCGAAGAAGGCTCCGTCGGCGCCGGAACCGGAACGGTCGCCTTCGGCTGGAAAGGCGGGATCGGAACGGCTTCGCGCAAACTTCCCGCAAACTTAGGCGGTTACACGCTCGGCGTTTTAGTTCAATCAAATTTCGGCGGCGTGCTAACGATCGACGGCGTCCCCGTCGGCAAAGAACTCGGGCAGTATTACCTTAAGAATGCCGTTTCAATGCAGAAGCCTGCGCGTCAGCAAGGGCGTGATCCGCTAACCAACGATGCCCTTACTGACGTGCGGGCCTCTGCATCGGATCCAAGCACCGCCGATGGTTCGATCATCATCATCATCGCCACCGACGCCCCGCTCGACCATCGCCAGCTAAAACGCATAGCGTCACGATCGATGGTCGGCCTTGGCCGAACGGGAGCCTCGATGACCAACGGCAGCGGCGATTACGCCATCGCGTTCTCGACCGCGAACCGCATCGACGCCTCGCAAGCCGTCCGCGATCTGAAGGTTCTCGGTAATGACGCGATGTCGCCGCTCTTTCAGGCCGTCATCGAAGCGACCGAAGAGTCGATCATCAATTCCCTTTTGAAGGCAGCGACCGTAACCGGCAATGGCCGCACCGTCGAGGCACTGCCGATCGATAAGCTGAAAGAGATCCTTCGCAAATACGGTCGCACAGAAAAATAA
- a CDS encoding dCTP deaminase, whose translation MSIKSDIWLRKMAAEHDMISPFLPELVRESGGSRIISAGTSSYGYDMRLADDGFKIFSSVHAKEIDPKRFNDQYSLVEPELQTAEDGAKYYLLPPHHYGLGVTVETFKMPRNVTGVALGKSTYARAGLLVNTTPLEAGWTGRLVVEIANLANLPLRVYVNEGIGQILFFESDEDCAVSYSDRGGKYQGQTGLTYAKV comes from the coding sequence ATGTCTATTAAATCTGACATCTGGCTCCGGAAGATGGCCGCTGAGCACGATATGATCTCGCCGTTTCTGCCCGAGCTTGTTCGCGAGTCGGGCGGCAGCCGGATCATCTCGGCCGGCACATCGAGCTACGGTTACGACATGCGACTCGCCGACGACGGCTTTAAGATCTTCTCGTCGGTGCACGCCAAAGAGATCGACCCGAAGCGGTTCAACGATCAATATTCGCTCGTCGAGCCCGAGCTGCAAACGGCCGAGGACGGGGCGAAGTATTATCTGCTCCCGCCGCATCACTACGGGCTAGGCGTCACGGTGGAGACCTTCAAGATGCCGCGAAACGTGACCGGCGTCGCGCTTGGCAAATCGACCTACGCGCGTGCCGGCCTGCTCGTGAACACAACGCCGCTCGAGGCCGGCTGGACCGGCCGGCTGGTCGTCGAGATCGCCAACCTCGCCAACCTGCCGCTCCGCGTTTACGTAAACGAAGGCATTGGCCAGATCCTCTTTTTCGAATCCGACGAAGACTGCGCCGTCTCATACAGCGACCGCGGCGGAAAATATCAAGGCCAAACCGGCCTGACATACGCAAAGGTCTAG
- a CDS encoding zinc ribbon domain-containing protein: MTKPCPKCNQPNPAEAAFCLNCATPLGAPPPQQEPPPFIGQQPGAQNWQPAGNAQQNTSGEYGQKAVAALILAILALFCCGPISGVPAAIVGWLELDSIKNGRSPAGGRWMALVGLWGGIISSIIHVGIYFLWILMSMMSAGSDPYYY; this comes from the coding sequence ATGACAAAGCCGTGCCCAAAATGTAATCAGCCAAACCCGGCCGAAGCAGCCTTTTGCCTCAACTGCGCCACGCCGCTTGGTGCCCCGCCTCCGCAGCAAGAGCCGCCGCCTTTCATCGGTCAACAACCGGGAGCCCAGAATTGGCAGCCGGCGGGCAATGCGCAACAGAATACGAGCGGAGAATATGGTCAGAAGGCGGTCGCTGCTTTGATCCTCGCGATTCTCGCGCTTTTTTGCTGCGGTCCGATCTCCGGTGTTCCGGCGGCGATAGTTGGCTGGCTCGAGCTTGATTCGATCAAGAACGGCCGTTCGCCGGCCGGCGGGCGTTGGATGGCCCTCGTAGGGCTTTGGGGCGGCATCATCTCGAGCATCATTCACGTAGGCATCTATTTCCTTTGGATCTTGATGAGCATGATGTCGGCGGGTTCGGACCCGTATTACTACTAA